In the genome of Streptacidiphilus rugosus AM-16, one region contains:
- a CDS encoding AAA family ATPase produces MNAKIASVTVEGFRGVSKATTLNFSNREDLPASSCLIIGENGSGKSTFVDAIEFCLAGRPSSNPGMTRAEFTRRQVNLSGHASNPRVTVTFSDEKTFTRELELNGDGEPVGMHPEAPHKLFKGSGFVLRRQDIISFLRASPGQRYPIFASFMKGVASNVLGLSVEAEQRLEEAAAEKVERVEIREREIGELASLLQMNPDRLAAHVLDAGTFRMWVTANGLSRAQTRHKTARRANYRAIAAQVEVVRKSIEEYVKASQELARLRKIASVTPLGNVLREVSETLSESFLEISPQAQSVAKVELHLSSDATEIDLFATLANGVRVKAEGYFSEANLDLLALLLFLSLLKFAGQHGQAKFMALDDVLQSVDSPVRVKVAQFLVREFANWQLLITFHDRLWKEQFGAILSPGQPFVEREIKAWSLDSGPHLVQLRRNASSDLRESLALGGTRSICGDAGYLLEVMSDWLSKSLQTSVTRRHGDKYTLGDTWPSVASSLKKTVATSLVENVEKYSWLRNAHGAHYNEWAESLSIEDARAFGSATIALWDAVWCEKCREPAGKHGDLIHCRCGLVSLPKKVKNSQSADDASGRQPGSD; encoded by the coding sequence GTGAACGCTAAGATTGCAAGTGTCACAGTCGAAGGCTTCAGGGGCGTTTCGAAGGCCACCACTCTGAACTTTTCAAATCGGGAAGACCTCCCCGCATCATCCTGCCTTATTATTGGGGAGAATGGCAGCGGAAAGTCAACCTTTGTTGACGCTATTGAGTTTTGCCTTGCCGGACGTCCATCGAGCAATCCAGGAATGACCAGGGCAGAATTTACCAGGCGGCAAGTGAATCTCTCGGGGCATGCGAGCAATCCGCGAGTGACTGTGACATTCTCCGACGAGAAAACGTTCACTAGGGAGCTTGAACTCAATGGCGACGGGGAACCAGTCGGCATGCACCCGGAGGCCCCGCATAAGCTATTCAAGGGCAGCGGATTCGTGCTGCGCCGTCAGGATATCATTAGCTTTCTTCGGGCTTCCCCGGGCCAGCGGTATCCAATCTTCGCATCTTTCATGAAGGGCGTGGCAAGTAATGTCCTTGGTCTGTCTGTGGAGGCAGAGCAGCGTCTAGAAGAGGCGGCAGCAGAAAAGGTCGAGCGCGTCGAAATCCGAGAGCGCGAGATCGGAGAGCTGGCCTCCTTGCTGCAGATGAATCCGGATCGACTCGCTGCCCATGTCCTGGATGCGGGGACGTTTCGGATGTGGGTGACTGCTAATGGGCTTAGCAGGGCTCAGACGCGCCACAAGACGGCGCGCAGGGCGAACTATCGAGCTATTGCGGCTCAGGTCGAAGTTGTTCGGAAATCAATTGAAGAGTATGTGAAAGCGAGCCAGGAACTTGCGCGCCTGCGGAAGATTGCATCCGTAACACCGCTCGGTAATGTCTTGAGAGAGGTCAGCGAGACTCTCTCAGAGAGCTTTCTTGAGATTTCACCACAGGCGCAGTCGGTTGCCAAGGTGGAACTCCATCTTTCGAGCGATGCAACTGAGATCGACCTTTTTGCGACCCTTGCGAATGGGGTTCGCGTGAAAGCCGAGGGCTACTTCAGCGAGGCCAATCTCGATTTGCTGGCCCTATTGTTGTTCCTGTCGCTCCTCAAGTTCGCGGGGCAGCATGGCCAAGCCAAGTTCATGGCTCTAGATGACGTACTGCAAAGCGTCGACTCTCCCGTGCGTGTCAAAGTCGCCCAATTTCTTGTCAGGGAATTTGCCAATTGGCAGCTCTTGATCACATTTCATGATCGACTGTGGAAAGAGCAGTTTGGTGCAATCCTCTCGCCTGGTCAGCCTTTTGTGGAGAGAGAGATCAAGGCATGGTCTCTGGATTCGGGGCCGCATCTCGTCCAACTTCGACGCAATGCCTCCAGTGACCTGAGGGAATCCCTTGCTTTGGGTGGGACTCGGTCTATCTGTGGCGATGCTGGGTATTTGCTGGAAGTAATGTCGGACTGGCTCAGTAAGAGCCTGCAGACCTCGGTTACTCGCCGACATGGCGATAAGTACACTCTGGGCGATACCTGGCCATCTGTTGCCAGCTCGCTAAAGAAAACCGTTGCAACAAGCCTAGTTGAGAATGTCGAAAAGTATTCTTGGCTGAGGAACGCCCACGGGGCTCACTATAATGAGTGGGCTGAGAGCCTTTCGATTGAGGACGCGCGGGCGTTTGGCTCGGCCACGATAGCGTTGTGGGATGCGGTGTGGTGCGAGAAGTGCAGAGAGCCCGCCGGCAAGCACGGCGACTTGATCCACTGCCGGTGTGGTCTCGTGTCGTTGCCGAAGAAGGTGAAGAACTCGCAGAGCGCGGATGACGCATCGGGACGCCAGCCCGGAAGCGATTGA
- a CDS encoding RRQRL motif-containing zinc-binding protein, with amino-acid sequence MRFYDPTGKRFGLPTYPFRLAPQGLATRRQLRARGLRPGGQPVAAQLMWRSRKARGEIRCAYLYRVDLARPVRPMTPRKAAALAAANLARRTCPACRRDAGYVIPRSLGCCVTCDDSAALAA; translated from the coding sequence GTGAGGTTCTACGACCCGACGGGCAAGCGGTTCGGCTTGCCCACCTACCCGTTTCGGCTCGCTCCGCAGGGGTTGGCGACGCGCCGCCAGTTGCGGGCCCGGGGACTGCGCCCCGGCGGTCAGCCGGTCGCAGCTCAGCTCATGTGGCGGTCGCGGAAGGCGCGGGGCGAGATCCGGTGCGCGTACCTGTACCGCGTGGATCTGGCCCGGCCGGTTCGCCCGATGACCCCCAGGAAGGCTGCGGCGCTGGCCGCGGCGAACCTGGCCCGTCGCACCTGCCCCGCCTGCCGACGCGACGCGGGCTACGTGATCCCGCGCTCGCTCGGCTGCTGCGTGACCTGCGACGACTCGGCG
- a CDS encoding DUF6348 family protein — protein MSEDRAGLDVLPFVARRLNDTSSARWHVKGDRVRGPGKAAVVLGSGHEHAVSDGHVDLAFVLDTDRPDSTTLCDCVSGTGATREERLESAVRAWGTTTAAAVLELLEGRGWHGERFAPDDPKGFTGWHSIQGGVVGAGTGPERQAVMMWAGRQALLRLIAPTVTEEQLNGPGPIGIKFFWGSSHGKDVAEVRINSQDHAPAAAALLAADWPRPESGASYARTYFVLDRRA, from the coding sequence ATGAGCGAGGACCGCGCGGGGCTGGACGTGCTGCCCTTCGTGGCGCGGCGACTGAACGACACGAGCAGCGCCCGTTGGCACGTGAAGGGTGACCGGGTCCGCGGGCCGGGGAAGGCCGCCGTCGTGCTCGGATCAGGACATGAGCACGCGGTCTCCGACGGACACGTCGACCTGGCTTTCGTGCTCGACACCGATCGCCCGGACAGCACCACGCTCTGCGACTGCGTCTCAGGGACCGGCGCGACCCGCGAGGAGAGGCTCGAAAGCGCGGTACGGGCTTGGGGGACGACCACGGCCGCGGCCGTGTTGGAGCTGCTCGAAGGCCGGGGCTGGCACGGAGAACGGTTCGCGCCGGACGATCCCAAGGGCTTCACCGGATGGCACTCCATCCAGGGCGGCGTCGTCGGCGCGGGGACCGGTCCCGAGCGCCAAGCCGTGATGATGTGGGCGGGCCGGCAGGCACTCCTGCGGCTGATCGCCCCGACGGTGACCGAGGAGCAGCTCAACGGCCCGGGACCGATCGGCATCAAGTTCTTCTGGGGAAGCTCCCACGGCAAGGACGTCGCCGAAGTCCGGATCAACAGTCAGGACCACGCGCCGGCTGCCGCCGCCCTGCTCGCCGCCGACTGGCCGCGCCCGGAGTCGGGAGCGTCCTACGCCCGGACCTACTTCGTCCTGGACAGACGGGCGTAG
- a CDS encoding Imm32 family immunity protein, with product MKISMAGGFQDDPLPSSTRMTVTNDNVARVFRWEEDAEINVRVLGSEVVIEANAAGLRTLAGHLLTLAQDGTPDGTHLHLDPDSGLAEESASLVLERDDER from the coding sequence ATGAAGATCAGCATGGCCGGAGGATTCCAGGATGACCCGCTACCGTCCAGCACTCGCATGACTGTGACCAACGACAACGTGGCTCGAGTCTTCCGGTGGGAGGAGGACGCGGAAATCAACGTGCGCGTGTTGGGCTCCGAGGTCGTCATCGAGGCCAATGCCGCCGGACTGAGAACCCTTGCCGGCCATCTGCTGACCCTTGCGCAAGACGGAACGCCCGACGGCACCCATCTCCACCTTGATCCGGACAGTGGCCTTGCGGAGGAGTCCGCCAGCCTGGTTCTGGAACGTGACGACGAGAGGTAA
- a CDS encoding GntR family transcriptional regulator translates to MASSDARDSGKPRYLQIADDLAQQIRAKVISPGEQVPSEAELMNRYGVAQGTVRKAMTELRTTGLIETHHGKGSYVKTRPPVNRKSSDRFRRSHRLAGKAAYLAEAEQAGSTPSVTVLFVGPAEAPEDIADRLSVLPGAQVLARRRLYFTDGVPTEEATSYLPWDIAQDIPELFAENPGGGGIYARLEEHGHVLAELRETVRARLATKQETVALSLSPGSPVIHLTRNALTEDGRVVEVCDTIMAADQFILDYRIPAGD, encoded by the coding sequence ATGGCGAGCTCTGACGCGCGTGACTCTGGCAAGCCACGCTATCTGCAAATCGCTGACGACCTGGCTCAGCAGATCAGAGCCAAGGTGATCAGCCCAGGCGAGCAGGTGCCGAGCGAAGCCGAGCTGATGAACCGCTACGGGGTTGCACAGGGCACCGTACGCAAGGCCATGACCGAACTCCGCACCACGGGCCTGATCGAGACGCACCACGGCAAGGGCTCCTACGTGAAGACCCGACCGCCCGTGAACCGCAAGTCATCCGACCGGTTCCGCCGTTCACATCGGCTCGCTGGCAAGGCCGCATACCTCGCCGAAGCGGAGCAGGCAGGATCAACCCCGAGCGTCACCGTGCTGTTCGTCGGGCCGGCCGAAGCGCCCGAGGACATCGCCGATCGCCTGTCCGTCCTTCCGGGCGCACAGGTACTGGCGCGACGGCGCCTGTACTTCACCGACGGCGTACCGACAGAAGAAGCGACGTCCTATCTGCCTTGGGACATCGCCCAAGACATCCCGGAGCTCTTCGCCGAGAATCCGGGCGGCGGAGGCATCTACGCGCGGCTTGAGGAGCACGGGCACGTTCTCGCCGAGCTCCGAGAGACCGTGCGTGCCCGCCTCGCGACGAAGCAAGAGACGGTGGCTCTCAGCCTGAGCCCCGGCTCCCCCGTCATCCACCTGACTCGGAACGCGCTGACCGAGGATGGGCGAGTGGTCGAGGTGTGCGACACCATCATGGCCGCTGACCAGTTCATTCTTGACTACCGTATCCCAGCTGGAGACTGA
- a CDS encoding ACT domain-containing protein, whose product MTSQLLGVLPGRFVVVERQPVEPQSLEGQSVEGRSVDEQRGGIGDGADDWLALVRAPEGRLTVIRAERSHDPAGLERWRALYGGDTAHGLDVPGMLAALLNPLAAAAVPVFVASTYAADLVLVPAARLGEATAALRAAGHRLTQEESP is encoded by the coding sequence ATGACGTCGCAGCTTCTCGGTGTGCTCCCCGGCAGGTTCGTCGTGGTCGAGCGGCAGCCCGTCGAGCCGCAGTCCCTCGAGGGGCAGTCCGTCGAGGGCCGATCCGTCGACGAGCAACGGGGAGGGATCGGCGACGGCGCGGACGACTGGCTCGCCCTGGTCCGCGCCCCCGAGGGCCGACTGACCGTCATCCGCGCGGAGCGGTCCCACGATCCGGCCGGTCTGGAGCGCTGGCGCGCCCTCTACGGCGGAGACACCGCGCACGGGCTCGACGTGCCCGGCATGCTGGCCGCCCTGCTGAACCCGCTGGCCGCCGCGGCGGTGCCGGTATTCGTCGCCTCCACCTACGCGGCCGACCTCGTCCTCGTCCCCGCCGCGCGCCTCGGCGAGGCGACCGCCGCGCTGCGGGCGGCCGGGCACCGTCTCACCCAGGAGGAGTCCCCTTGA
- a CDS encoding NUDIX hydrolase translates to MLLYMSQATLGGPAVSLHSVSVAGAVVREDGRILVIRRADNGAWELPGGVLELAETPEAGVLREVWEETGIRVAVERLTGVYKNMHRGVVALVFRCQPIGGEARASDESTDVEWISIEEVKQRMDEAFAVRLLDALSLDAPHVRAHDGRRLLK, encoded by the coding sequence ATGCTCCTGTATATGAGTCAAGCTACTCTCGGTGGTCCTGCTGTGTCACTGCACTCGGTCTCCGTCGCGGGAGCGGTTGTCCGCGAGGATGGTCGGATCTTGGTGATTCGCCGCGCGGATAACGGGGCGTGGGAGCTGCCCGGGGGAGTGCTTGAACTCGCCGAGACGCCGGAAGCTGGGGTGCTCCGCGAAGTCTGGGAAGAGACGGGCATCCGGGTCGCGGTTGAGCGGCTGACCGGTGTGTACAAGAACATGCACCGCGGCGTTGTGGCTCTCGTATTCAGGTGCCAGCCCATCGGCGGTGAGGCCCGCGCCTCGGACGAGTCCACGGATGTGGAGTGGATCTCGATCGAAGAGGTGAAGCAGCGGATGGATGAGGCGTTCGCAGTTCGTCTGCTGGACGCCCTCTCCTTGGACGCTCCCCATGTTCGCGCTCACGACGGACGGCGCTTGCTCAAGTGA
- a CDS encoding pyridoxamine 5'-phosphate oxidase family protein — protein MTQLSTGAAPLPAGAVEVTTEAELAAVLGEPSARDAAKVRTRLHENDRAWLAAAPFCLVSTADAEGNCDASPKGDPAGFTLVLDDTTIVVPERRGNRRADGFRNVLVNPHVGLLYLIPGRGDTLRVNGRARLLRDAPFFDRLVVKGHRPRLALLVEIEEVFYHCSKAFLRSGLWQPEGWAPDAAPSRAVIAKSLERQNEDLTALEAYYGPGYGGDLYGTTD, from the coding sequence TTGACGCAGCTCAGCACCGGCGCCGCACCACTCCCCGCGGGCGCCGTCGAGGTCACCACGGAGGCGGAACTCGCCGCCGTGCTCGGCGAACCCTCCGCCCGCGACGCCGCCAAGGTCCGGACCCGCCTCCACGAGAACGACCGCGCCTGGCTCGCCGCCGCCCCGTTCTGCCTCGTCTCCACCGCGGACGCCGAGGGCAACTGCGACGCGTCCCCGAAGGGCGACCCGGCCGGGTTCACCCTCGTCCTCGACGACACGACGATCGTGGTGCCCGAGCGACGCGGCAACCGCCGCGCGGACGGGTTCCGCAACGTGCTGGTCAACCCGCACGTCGGACTGCTCTACCTGATCCCCGGCCGCGGCGACACCCTGCGCGTCAACGGCCGGGCCCGGCTGCTGCGCGACGCGCCGTTCTTCGACCGGCTGGTCGTGAAGGGCCACCGCCCGCGGCTGGCCCTGCTGGTGGAGATCGAGGAGGTCTTCTACCACTGCTCCAAGGCGTTCCTCCGCTCCGGGCTGTGGCAGCCGGAGGGCTGGGCGCCCGACGCCGCGCCCTCCCGCGCGGTGATCGCCAAGAGCCTGGAACGCCAGAACGAGGACCTCACCGCGCTGGAGGCGTACTACGGCCCGGGGTACGGCGGCGACCTCTACGGCACGACGGACTGA
- a CDS encoding DUF2637 domain-containing protein, whose product MNRWAKGSLVAGLLAVVGMAFRVSWHALRDVAHAIGADLVGAAVYPLVVDGLMALALIAALILPDGRDRKFALRVLAGYTVASLVLNYVHGLVPAIQSGGRVQLASWAPADWALVLLATSLPVGSIFFGSDLVAKVLHHQSEPRESMDMRANRSGSELGESTDPDPMPSVYTPPDPAPTTPVARPRRATGAVPVAARAKRPTRSMDELLSEARALTADWSDAALTADRLRTELRTSAANGRTLRDALKSERADGRTLHSVPDPAAGEGAA is encoded by the coding sequence ATGAATCGCTGGGCGAAGGGTTCCCTGGTGGCTGGTCTGCTGGCTGTGGTCGGCATGGCGTTCCGGGTCTCGTGGCACGCGCTGCGGGACGTGGCGCACGCGATCGGCGCGGATCTGGTGGGCGCTGCGGTTTATCCACTGGTTGTGGATGGGCTGATGGCGCTGGCGCTGATCGCGGCGCTGATCCTCCCGGACGGGCGGGATCGGAAGTTCGCCTTGCGGGTGCTGGCCGGCTACACGGTCGCGTCGCTGGTGCTGAACTACGTACACGGGCTTGTCCCGGCGATCCAGTCGGGTGGCCGGGTGCAGTTGGCGAGTTGGGCGCCTGCCGACTGGGCGTTGGTGTTGCTGGCCACGTCGCTGCCGGTCGGCTCGATCTTCTTCGGGTCGGATCTTGTGGCCAAGGTGCTGCACCACCAGTCCGAACCCCGTGAGTCCATGGATATGCGGGCAAATCGGTCGGGGTCTGAGCTGGGAGAGTCGACCGACCCGGACCCCATGCCGTCGGTCTACACCCCGCCCGACCCCGCCCCGACCACGCCTGTGGCGCGTCCGCGTCGGGCGACCGGCGCGGTTCCGGTGGCGGCGCGGGCCAAGCGTCCGACTCGCAGCATGGACGAACTTCTGTCGGAGGCGCGGGCGTTGACGGCTGACTGGTCGGACGCGGCGCTGACCGCGGACCGGCTGCGGACCGAGCTGCGCACCTCCGCGGCCAACGGCCGCACGCTGCGCGACGCGCTCAAGTCGGAGCGTGCCGACGGGCGGACGCTGCACTCCGTGCCGGACCCGGCCGCGGGTGAGGGTGCGGCGTGA
- a CDS encoding DUF4240 domain-containing protein codes for METEPFWQLIEDARARHAAIVASASVDCDPVAVTASALLAVRPEEAILAAQRALWALMGESYRSPLWAAAYLINGGCSDDGFDYFRGWLILQGREVFEQVVADPDTLAGLPVVRAAAACGEELEAESALGIAWNAYRALRGAEMPAGAFSVRYPELDQAWNFDFDDMAEMRRRLPRLVSLYSDADMDVDVDVEADADSDAPAGAARQSVVP; via the coding sequence ATGGAAACCGAACCGTTCTGGCAGCTCATTGAGGACGCCCGCGCGCGGCACGCGGCGATCGTGGCGAGCGCGTCCGTCGACTGCGATCCGGTCGCGGTGACGGCCTCGGCGCTGCTGGCCGTCCGCCCGGAGGAGGCGATCCTCGCGGCGCAGCGCGCGCTGTGGGCGCTGATGGGTGAGTCCTACCGCAGTCCGCTCTGGGCGGCGGCGTACCTGATCAACGGCGGTTGTTCCGACGACGGGTTCGACTACTTCCGTGGCTGGCTGATCCTCCAGGGGCGGGAGGTCTTCGAGCAGGTCGTCGCCGATCCCGACACGCTGGCCGGTCTGCCCGTCGTCCGGGCGGCCGCCGCGTGCGGGGAGGAGCTGGAGGCGGAGTCGGCGCTCGGCATCGCCTGGAACGCCTATCGCGCGCTGCGGGGCGCGGAGATGCCCGCCGGCGCGTTCAGCGTGCGGTATCCCGAGCTCGACCAGGCGTGGAACTTCGACTTCGACGACATGGCCGAGATGCGGCGAAGGCTCCCCCGCCTGGTGTCCCTCTACAGCGATGCGGACATGGACGTGGACGTGGACGTGGAGGCGGACGCGGACTCCGATGCGCCCGCCGGCGCCGCTCGTCAGTCCGTCGTGCCGTAG